The stretch of DNA GATATTAAGACACTCGAAAATGCAGGAATTCCCATTATTGGAGAGGCGGGGAGTGGTTACTCTTTAATGGATGGTTATAAGCTGCCACCTGTCATGTTTACTAAAGAAGAAGTATTAAGCTTTATTACTGCAGAAAAACTGATGCAGAAATTTTCCCACCAAAGCTTGGGATCTCATTACCAGACGGCAATGGAAAAAGTACGCTCAGTTTTGAAATATTCAGATAAGGATTTAATTCAGAATATTGAGAAGCAGATTGATGTATTTTATTACCATGCTCAATCCACCGATTCTATTAAAAATGTCATTCCAACCATTCTGGAGAGTATTGCCGAAAAAACTCAATTATCTATCGAATACAAAAGTGTTGACTCCAAAATTTCCAATAGAATTATTGAAGCTGTTGGGGTGTTTTTCGAATTTAATTATTGGTATATCATGGCTTTCTGTACCCTACGAAAAGATTTTAGGCAATTTCGTGTAGACAGAATTCTAGAGATTACGAAAACACCTAACCCTTTTTCTCAGGAGTATGGGCAAATCAAAGATTATAGAGTAAGCTCCAAGGAGAAATTGACGATAGTAAAACTGTTGGTAGATAAAAAAGTAATAGGCCACCTGGCAAATTCCAAAAAATATTACGGGCTTGTAGAAGAAATCGAAACAGATGAAGGTGTTTTACTCACTTTTGAAACAGAATGGATTACTGAAGGATTTCCACGATGGTTAATTACTTTTGCAGATTATGCTACTATTTTAGAACCTGAAATTCTGAGAATAAAGCTCAAAGAATTGATTACAGATATTTCTAAAAGAATATAAACTAAAATTACAGGAGTGTTTATCAAAAGCAAATGATTCATTAGATTTGCAATTATATTAAAAATAAAAAACACATTTATGAAAAGATTACTATCAGCTTTAGGTTTAATGATCTTTGGATCATTGTTCTCACAAAATATTGCTTTCGATAAACTTTACTGGAATTCAGATGCTAACAATTACTTTATAGGCCGCTACCCGGTATCTGGGTCAAACGGATTAGCTATTAATTGGTATGGAGGAGTAAGACTTCAAACAGCTGCAGGAGTAGGGGTTCAAGTATTAAATAACGGAAATGTAGGAATAGGAACAACAACTCCTAATTAT from Chryseobacterium piperi encodes:
- a CDS encoding helix-turn-helix transcriptional regulator, whose translation is MNDHYLKKLDRVTAILTQLQSKPLVRAQDLAEKFEVSIRTIYRDIKTLENAGIPIIGEAGSGYSLMDGYKLPPVMFTKEEVLSFITAEKLMQKFSHQSLGSHYQTAMEKVRSVLKYSDKDLIQNIEKQIDVFYYHAQSTDSIKNVIPTILESIAEKTQLSIEYKSVDSKISNRIIEAVGVFFEFNYWYIMAFCTLRKDFRQFRVDRILEITKTPNPFSQEYGQIKDYRVSSKEKLTIVKLLVDKKVIGHLANSKKYYGLVEEIETDEGVLLTFETEWITEGFPRWLITFADYATILEPEILRIKLKELITDISKRI